The sequence TGAGTTCTTCTGACATTAATTTAAACTCTAGCTCACTACCAGAGTCCCAATAAGATACTGTTTTTGAGTAGCAGGAATGGAACTTATTGTAACATTTAAGATAGTAAAGTAAGTATAGGAACACCCAGGAAATTTCtgaatctgaaaaacagaaagaataatgATATATTCCTTGCTCTACTAGCTAAGAAAATATTCTATTAATCCACGGTTACTGAAAGTGCgctgtgaaagtcaaagtgttagtcatgtccaactctttgtcactgcagggactgtagcctgccaggctcctctctccatgggatttcccaggcaaaaatactggagtgggtagtcatttccttcaccaagggatctttctgacccagggtttgaacatATTTCCTGcgctgcagacagattctttactgtttgagccaccatggACGCATcatgcataaataaatattaaaagaacagAATTGATATTCCCCAAATAAACTTATATACATAAGAAATTTAGtttttggaaaatatataatttcagGATAATAGTAGAAATATAGCTAATTGAAATATATTGTGGTGGGATCATTgaataaaaatttgaatatattaaattaattctttctttgtcctatcatgcacacacacacacacacacacacacaaacacagacattgTAGAAAGGATTGAAAAgataagaataaaatagaaatctattaaacacaaaataaacacaattttgtGGTTGGAGGACCATTTCTAAGCATATTTCAGGCATCAGGGCATAAAATAATTTGCTCTAACTTATTAAGATAGTCTGAAAACATTAAAGTCAACATTTGCctggggtctggaagatccctcaGCACCTGGATCTTAAGGATCTCTCAGATCTAAATTCCTATCACACTTTCCCTCACTCTCTTTCAGCCACCCCTGACAATTCCCCATCTGAAATTTTTTCTCCTCTAAAGCCTTTGCACCAGTTACTCTTTCTCCATGAAATTCCCTTCCACACTCATGTTTCGTATCTCCCTCCCCCATTTAATTATGAAGAGCTAAAATGGCAACTCAAGACCTCCTGTCAGTTTCTCCACTCTCACCCTATTGAATATTGGTCCTGTCTTGTCTACAGGACAAGACCTACATTCTCTATAGGCTTGCTTATTTGATAAGCTTGTATATCTGTGAAAGGGGGACATCATTTCTTTGTTCTTGCCTCTCCAGCACACAGAACAGGTTGCATatacaaaataagttaaaataatgtttcattttgtTGAATGAAATAAGGACTATAAGAAGTTATAGTTACATGGTTGATGGAATTTAATACACAAAATTTAAAGCTTTTGtaacacaaaggaaacaaaaaaatcataTCAAAAGAATATACATCCCACTGGAAAGATTATCACTTCTAATAATGAAAGGAAATAGATTCATATATAAACTATTCCTTTAAAGCaataagaaaatgtaaaacaacaaggacaacaatgaaaaaagggggaaaacaaTTTAGTGCAGAAAGCATATAGTATCCAAAACATTTCAAAAGGTGTTAAAGCTTACTAGTGATCAGATAATTGACAAGCAAAGACTAAAATGATCTACAGAATCAAAAGTTAGTGAAATTGTGAGACTATATGCCTTTCCACATGCTATTGGTAAGAGTATAAATGTATAGTTTCTTaacaatttcaaattttatatttccataaaatataaacatgtgaATATTATTTGCTTCAGAATTCTAAGATCCATCTTCTACAACTAGTAGCCAAGTTTGCAAGAATTTCAATACATatggatttattttaattttgtatgttaTAATGAAACTGAGGAAAATGCTCATGGTAATTAAAATTTCAcaatacatattcagttcagtcgtgaccccatgaaccacagcacgccaggcctccctgtccatcaccaactcctggagtccacccaaacccatgtccattgagttggtgatgccatccagccatctcatcctctgtcgtccccttctcctcctgccctcaatctttcccagcatcagggtcttttttaaaaaaatatataaatttctttattttaattggaggttaattactttacaatattgtattggttttgccatacatcaacatgaatctgccacaggtatacacgtgttccccatcctgaacccctctccctcctccctccccgtaccatcctctGGGTcgtctccaatgagtcagttcttcccatcaggtggccaaagtattggaatttcagcttcaacatcagtccttccaatgaacacccaggactgatctcctttaagatagactggttggatctccttgcattccaaagtactctcaagagtcttctccaacaccaaagttcaaaagcatcaattcttctgcactcagctttctttatagtcccactctcacatccatacatgaccactggaaaaaccatagccttgactagacggacctttgttggcaaagtgaggtctctgctttttaatatgctgtctaggttggtcataactttatttccaaggagtaagcatcttttaatttcatggctgcagtcaccatctgcagtgattttggagcccagaaaaataaagtcagccactgttcatatatatatatatatatatatatatatatatatatatataacatattgatGTCAAAATATATCTATGAAATATTTAGTGAAAAAGCTTGCCAGGAAGTCATGAGCTTGCTAATTTCTGGGTTGTTTTCTCATATCTGGCATTACAACCTTGGACCAAGAAGGTTGCCTGTTGAGTGTGTTTACAGTTTTAACCATATTTTTGATACCATCTGACTCCCTCTACTTCACACACTATCCCATCCCAAGCTGAAAGACAAAGTGGAGTGTGCTGAGCTTGAAGAAATTACTTTCACTTTAGTCTGGGTGTCCCCAAGGCAAACTCTATGTCCAGGGCATCTGGTTTATAATGTCAAATAACAGTAGAGCAGGACAAAGGCAGAGGTGACTTTGGCCATGAGCAGGGGTAGCAGTACTCCATCTAGCAGAGATATGGGAGCtgtatgagatatatatatatataataattatatatattataatgtctTAGATGACTAGACTGATAAGGACATCATTtgttataatatttaaattttctgaaatgtttttagaggaaaaaggagaaatggttatcatttataaatgataaaaatccCTTTCAACTATACTTGAGTTTGTGTTAATGGGGTGACTTTTGGAAAGTCTCTAGGTaaccactggggcttcccaggtggcgctagttgtaaagcactcgtctgtcaatgcaggagacataagagatatgggttcgatacTTGGGTcagaagattgcctggagaagggcatggcaacctacttcagtacttttgcctggagaatccctggaaaGAGCAGCTTGGCGGATTATGGTCCATTGGGTCGACTTACCATGCACTAGATAACCAGCAGACTGGGGCTGGTTGCCAGAGGAATCAACCAGGTGGTTATAGTGTTGAAACATTCAGTCCTGCCCCTTCCACCATACACCCAACTCCCTAACctcagaagagaggagagaggatggaGGTCGAATCATTCACTAAAGGTCAATGATTAAGTCAACCATGTCTATGTCATGAAGCCTCAATAAAAACTCAGAAATGCAGGCTGTAGGGGGTTTCCATATTGGTGAACAAGAAAACATCTTCGTGTCATGAGAGTTGGACATTTCAAAATACATGGGAATAGAAGCTCCTGTTTTTAAGGCTCACCTGGATGCCACCCTATATATCTCTTTATCTGGGTATTTATTTGTAATCTTTAATATTCTTTGGAATGAGTGAATAATTAATTTAGTGAGAAAAATGTTCTCCTGAGTTCTGTAAGCCATTCTAACAAATTAATCAAACCTGAGGAGGGAGTCATGGAAACCTTCAATTTATAGTTGAGTTAAttagaagcacaggtgacaagcTAGACTTGTGACTgaggcaaccccatgaactgcagcccaccaggcttctctgtccatggacttcttcaggcaagaacactggagtgggtagccattccctcctccaggggagcttcctgacccaagggtcaaacctgggtctcctgcattgcaggcagatgctttactagctgagccactggggaagtccctatttAGAAGCACAGCTGACAAGCTAGACTTGTGACTGGGGTCTGAAGTCAGTACAGTCTTGTGGGAACAAGTCTTTAAACTGGATATCTGATACTATTTTCAGGTAAATAGTGTCAGTTAAATTCTAAGGATATCTAACATGTGTCAGAGAACTGATTTTTGTGGGAAAATACCCATACAAATATGCATCTCAGATCAGTTTCCTGATGGAAGGAAGGGAAGTCATCCCATTGACTTCAATCCCTGTGGGAAGTGTGGCTTCATTTCCAGACTGTGCATACTTGAATTAAGCATGTGAGGAGACCCTGAGGGAAAGTTGTGGGGTATACAAAGTGGCCTGGGGTGGCTCAGGTTCGGTTTGCTTGGGTGAGAGAGCATCAAAACCTGTGTTCAAAAGCTTGCTGAAAAAAGGGGTAAGAGTGACAGGAGTAATCATGGAGATTCAAAGATTATTCTGTATTGGGCAAAAAAGATGCATAGGTGCATAATACAAAAGAGCAGGTGGCTAAtttccaggcttcaacagtatgtgaaccgtgaacttccagatgttcaaactgaatttagaaaaatcagaggaaccagagatcaaattgccaaaatctgcctgatcatcaaaaaagcaacagcattccagaaaaatatctacttctgctttattgataatgccaaagcctttgactctgtggatcacaataaactgtggaaaattcttcgagataagaatacctgacctgcctcttgagaaatctgtatgcaggtaaagaagcaacggttagaactggacatggaataacagactggttccaagtaggggaaggagtacatcaaggctgtatattgtcaccctgtttatttaacttatatgcagagtacatcatgtgaaatgctgggctggatgaagcacaagttggaatcaagattgctgggagaaatatcaataacctgagacatacagatgataccaccctatggcagaaagcaaagaactaaagagtctcctgatgaaagtgaaagaggagagtgaaaaagttggcttaaaactcagtattcaaaaaatgaagatcatgacatctggtcccatcacttcatggcaagtagatagggaaacaatggaaacagtgacagactttatttttttgggctccaaaatcactacagatggtgattgcagacatgagattaaaagacgcttactccttggaagaaaagctatgaccaacctagacagtatattcaaaagccaagacattactttgtcaacaaaggtccatctagtgaaagctattgtttttccagtcatgtatggatgtgagagttggactataatgaaagctaaaggccaaagaattgatgcttttgaactgtggtgttgaagactcttgagagtcctttggactgcaaggagatccaaccagtctatcctaaagggaatcaggtctgaatattcattggaaggactgatgttgaagttgaaactgcaataccttggccatctgatgcgaagaaccaactcattggaaaagacccatgccgggaaagattgaatcGGAAGGagaatggggatgacagaggatgagatggttgggtggcatcaccgacttgatggacatgagtttgagtaagctccgggagctggtgatggacagggaagcctggcatgatgcaggctatggactcacaaagagtcggacacaactgagtgactgaactgaattcaactgaactgaatttccaaTAGGTCACATAAGCATCTTTTCCCCTTTCActgtgtcttgctgctgctgctaagtcaattcagtcgtgtctgactctgtgcgaccccatagacagcaacccaccaggctgccccgtccctgggattctccaggcaagaacactggagtgggttgccatttccttctccaatgcatgaaagtgaaaagtgaaagtgaattcgctcagtcatgtccgaccctcagcgaccccatggacagcctaccaggctcctccatccatgggattttccaggcaagagttctggagtggggtgccattgccttctccattcactGTGGCTTAAGGACTTATAATACAAGCAGGATAAAAATTTACACTGTTTAGCAAGACCCTCCCTTACTCTCCCTCAGGCTGCACTGCCTCAGGATGGCTCTGTTGGTGGGTTTACATTACTTCTACTGGATGTGGGGCCAGAAATTGTGTAGAATCACTGTTGTCCTTTTAGTTGTTGACTTCATCATAAGCCACAAATCACACTTCAAATGAATTCCTTTAGGTTCTGAGGAGGATATCAAAGAACACCGTGTTGAAACTGCCTCCCTCATTCTTTAGCCTATGTATTCTATTACTTTAGcacttcagctgctgctgctgctgctaagtcgcttcagtcatgtctgactagcACTGCATGTCAAAAGTTACAGCATTAAACTGTGCTCTGCCGTGCTAAGtggctccgtcatgtctgactctttgtaaccttatGAACTTTAGACCACCAGGTTtattccatccgtgggattctccaggcaagaatactagagtgggttgctgtgccctcttccaggggatcttccagacccagggatcaaaccagtgtcttttGCAttagcagaaagattctttaccactgcaccacctgggaagcccagaaaaatgttTCTTGTGCTCAAATAACTCACTAAGTTCCCTTAAGAAATTTCCCATCCTGCACTCCCAGATTAGTTATGGCTGTTACTTACTGTAGTTCTCTTTCAATCTAGAAACGTTGCAAACAAGTGGAGATAAGAATGGTAAAATAAAATGACTGTTATTAGTTTAAAGTTTCACTGGAACCTTGTGATCTACTCTATGTGAACAAGCCAAAAAACAAGGTAAAGTTATGCTTCCCTTGAATGCTAGGTAGGTGCAAGACCCTTTAATCTTAAACCCTCCTGCCTCACCTTTTCTCTAAGcataaaagaaaactgaattctACTCTAAGTTAAGATGGTTCTTTAGgagattgttgtttttgttcagtccctaagtcaagtccaactcttttgggaccctgtggtctgcagcatgcagacttccctgtccttcactgtctcccagtttttgctcagattcatttccattgagtcagtgatgctatctaaccatctcatcctctaccaccctcttctctttctaccttcaatctttcccagcatcagggtcttttccaatgagtcagctcttcgcatcaggtgatgaaagtattggagcttcaatggcagcatcagtccttccaatgagtattcagggttgatttcctagaATGAAGGATTTTGATCTCCATGTTatccaaggaaatctcaagaatcttctccaacaccagttcaaaagcttcaattctttggtgcttagccttctttatggtcttactctaacatccatacacgactactggaaaaaccatagcctagacctTTGTCTAAGCTCagacctttgtccacaaagtgatgtctttgctctttaatatgctctctaggtttttTGTAGCTTTACTccaagaaacaaacacaacattgtaaggcaactatatcccaataaacTGAAATAAACTAAGGAATTAATAGTTGATAGTGTTGATAAGTTATCAACCTCAATACtctatttacttttactttatctAAGATCTAAATCTCCCAATATCTGTTGGTATTATTCAAATGAGTAGTCTGAGAGTCAACTTGTGACATTTAGGGAGGTGTTGAATTTGAAAAGTGGGAGCAAAATTTCTAGAGACAGGGTTTTGGCCAAAGAAAGTCCAGAAAAACCTTTCAAAATATTGCTGAAAGTAAATGAGTTTGTGGTACTCCTACTTAATatgtttgaaagaaaaacatgaatgctattttttctttatatcaaaTTTTTTCTCTGATCAGAATTTTCCCAtctcaaaaatgtaaatattattaaCTTTACAACATGATTTTGAGTTTTACATCAACAAGTCCAGTGATTGCTCTTGAACTTAATTCACTTTTTTTAGTGCAGCTTTGTGTGCTAGTTTTCATAACCTCCAGAAATCATTCTTGGACATATGAATAGTACTGAGTGAATAAAAATATCTTACATATCCTGTACACAGAATATGTAGACTTGAATAGGGAAACTGATCCTTCTATTTTTACAGATATATCTGTGCAGCATGTTATTGAAGATATCTCTAATTTGCTGAAAATTCAACTCAAAATTCTACTTTTGAGGCATTTGCCCCTTTAGTTTCCTCCTTCTGAAAGTGCATGAATTGTATTTTGCTCACATCTTTTCTGACACCAAACATGTGAGATTTTTTTCACAACAATAACCAATATTCCAACTCTCCAAACACCAACGGGGCATCCTGTAATTCAATTTAACTTTGAGAGTAACTACCTAAATCTAGTACCAGATCCTGCCAATTTAAGAACAAAGTCCTCCACAAGACCACTCCCGGTTTAGAAGGCAGTTGCAAGCTCCAGATTGCCACCCATGTCTATGACCAACTAACGATAAATCAAGAGTTGCCATAACCCCTTCTTTAGATTTAGTGATTTGCAAGAGTGACTCATATAACTCAGGGAAACACTTTAGTGTACTGGTTTAttacaaataatataaaagaagAGATACATGGGATGAAGTTTGGAAAGGTCTTGAGCACAGGAACTTCTGTCTCGGCAGAGTTTAGGGCACCTACCTTCTTGTCACATAGATGCAGCCACCAACCTGGAAGTATCCAAACACTATTGTTTAAAGTTTTTGTGGAGGTTCATTGGATAGGCATGATTCATTTAGTTATTGGTCATTAATGACTTAACTTCCAGTAACTCCTTCCCAGACATTGGGTTAGGACTGAAAATCACAAACTTCTAACCACATGGTCAGTTCCTCTGGTTTCCAGGCATCCTCTGGAAGCTATCTAGGGACTCTTCTTTGAGTTAATTCATTGGCATAAACTTAGGTATGTTGAAATGTGTttgttatgaaaataaaagatacctTTTCATCCATATTACTCAGAAAATTTCAAGGGTCCTAGAAGCTCAGTGCCAGAAGTcaggacaaaacaaaaaaagtatatatttcttattacatCACAAGAGACTATAGCCAAAATGGCAAATATGTCCATGGATACAAAGAATAGACTTACATCTCAGCATAAAATCTTGATAACTTTGTAATTATCTAATCTTTGTGAGGTCAATAATATCTACCTCACTGAGTCATTACAAATATTAGAGGAGAAAAAGGTAAAGGATTTCATATATATTAGACACCCTTAGTGACAgacattgctttaaaatgttaacaaaatCATATAACAATTAGCATATGTAGCTACATAAACAATTTACAATATCATAATTAGCATGAATGTAATATATACAAAGCTATATAAATAATTAGCAAAATAtacttattaataaaaaataaaaacagaaaataagttcTCTTTGCATTGgcctgaaaaaaatatgtaagtacATCCATTTCAGCTTGTCATTTACTTTGAACTTAAGAAATAGTGTATAGAAATGATATCCCAAATATCCTGATGCTCCAAATCAGTTTTGATCCCTTTAAATCTGCTTCCTCCTCACAAGTgataagtttttaaatatatgtgttcctccaaaaccacagttcccTAATACAATGTGCCTAagtgccttcttcacagtcttgtTCCTTAGCGTGTAAATCAGGGGGTTCAGCATTGGGGTGACCACAGTGTAGAAGAGGGCTACAAGCTTACCTTCCTCATGAGAGTTTCTCCTGGCAGGCTGGAGATACATGAAAAGGATGCTCCCGTAAAACAGGGCCACTACTGCCACATGGGACGAGCAGGTATTGAGTGCCTTTCTCCACCCTTCTGCTGACCTGATCTTCAACGCAGCCCAGGCAATATGGCTGTAGGAGACCAGAATGAGACCCAGAGGCAAGACAACAAAGATAAAGCTGGCCACGTACATCTCTACTTCATTGAAGCCGGTATCCACACAAGCCAGTTGCATAATGAGGGGCATCTCACAGAAAAAGTGGTCAATGAGATTGTTCCCACAGAGAGGCAGGAGCATGGTGAGTGTGGAACCTACCATGCTTGTGGTCAGACCCCCAAGCCACGAGGCAAAAGCCAGGCTGCAGCAAAGCTTTGGATGCATGATGGCAGTGTAGTGGAGTGGCCTGCAGATGGCAGCATAGCGATCGTAGGCCATGACTGCCAGGAGGACACATTCAGTTGCCCCCAACCAGTGGGAGATATAGAACTGGATCACACACCCTCCATAGCTTATGGCTTTCTGTGGTCCCCAGAGATTGATCAGGAGTTGAGGGACGATGCTTGTGGTGAAGCTAATGTCCAGGAAGGAAAGGTTGACCAGAAAGAAGTACATAGGAGTGTGGAGATGCACATCCACACAGGAGACCACAATGATGAGGATGGGTTCTAGAGAGGGTCGTTCAGAGAAGCCCAGCAGTATAAAAACTGGAAAACTTACACTGGCTATTTCCATCATACATACAGCTAAAGGTAGGGCAAACAGGTTGCCTGCAGGTGAGTGGGAAGGCACAGGATGTGAGGTATAAAGGGGATTATATCAGTGAGCAAACTTTAAATCTAGATGCATATCCATTGCTCCTGAAATTGTCCATTCAACTTCATTGTGGATGAGGTTGCATCATCTTCTTGAAGGCCAGTTTGGAATGTGTGCTAAATGACATGGAAATATGCATAGCCTGTGGAAAAATGGATGCGTGAAATATTTTTGCCAATGAGTTATTAACTGAAATATTACTTACAGAAAACAACATCCAGAATCAACCTAAGTGTTTAGTGATGAGTTATCACTGGGTATGGTAtttcatataatgaaatactacaCAGGCATTAAAATGAGCCTGTGCTAAAATTTGCTtaatgttgtgtggcagcctggatgggaggggagctggggggtAATAGACACATTTACATATCTgacctttgctgtccacctgaacaTTGTTAATCACTTATAGTCCAGTAtaaagtaaaatgttaaaaagttgGGCCTGTGCTCCTTTGCCACTCAGCTAATAGCCACATGGAATCCATCTTGACATTTCTCTTCTCTCAAATCCCACAATAATTggcaattttttttgttttattaaatgtattattaaatgTATCCAGATTCTCATGACTTCTCACTACCTCTAATGTTTCTACCCTGACCCTTGCTGTTATCATTTATCACCTGAACTGTTGATATAACATCCTAACTTGTCTTCCTGCTTCCTTATTACTTCCCTTCAAGTTATTCTCAACATAGTAGTTGgaagattatattaaaatataatatggtCATATTGCTCCCCTGCTGAACACCCCCAGTTTCATGGAGCAAAGCTTGTAGTGATTTTCCTCCAAGACAGCCACATGCTCACATTTCTCACCTCCTTCAGTTTGTTTCTCAAAAGTCATATTTTACTGAGGGCCTCCCTCACTGTGttatttaatattgaaaattaCAGCTTCCTCTCAGCTCCATTCTCCccctttcctgctttatttttattcataatatcTATTACCATAGAACAAATATTCTATTCCAATTTATTGTGTTTATTACCTACCTCAATCCACTAGAGTAAAAATTTCATGGAGTTATGGCTTTCTGTTACAGAAGTCCCTTAATCAATTATCACTGAATGAGCAAACTGTGAAGCAGTTTTTAGAATGGTGTATAATCATGGTGGAGGCAGAACTGAAGCAAAATGAAGGTTATAGTTGATAACCTCACAAAAGTATTTCTCAGAATGAACACTTAAAGCTGTCAAAGTCATGCCCCAGTGACCCAGACCATCTGTTCCTcttataaacattaaataaacaaCACAGGACCTAGCAGGAACAGTGTGTGAAGTCAgaagctcttagaagaaaacaatcaGTCTGCCTCAGGTGTATCTGAAGAGTTCTGGGACTGTTCTTAACAAAAACATGAATTTTgtcttttcagtcttttaaaaggaaaagtaaattaattataaTTGGAGTCCATGCATTGTGAAGAATAGAGCATTTATAAACTCAACTGTCAATTCTTTTAAAATCCCACAGCAGGGAACTTACCTATTTATATAACTGGAAGTTGACCAAATGAATAAATTGAACACTTATAcattcacagttttaaaaatatatgtagagTTTCCCGATGAATTTGTAGAAATAGGACTCAGAGAGCTTCAGGAATTTGCCAAAATTCATACACAGAAGCTGTACTGCTGTGGTCTTCACTGCACCAGAATGATGAGACAATCCTCCAGCACACTAGAGCAGCACCTAATACTCTGAGAAGGCACCAGGGAGACATATTCTGACCCCATCCAAATTCAGGAAGCATGGAGAGTTGTCAGGAGTGGTTTCATAACGTGGATATGGGGGAGGATATGTGAATGAGTATATTGATGTGCAATAAAGAATAGTCATGATACAATAAAATAACTGCCCCCTGCAAAGAGTCACCACAGATGAGTTTATGATGACACAGAAAAGTCAAAGTCTAAACTGAGGACTGTGTTGTCATctatgggtttagttgcccctaTGGAGATAAAGAAAATTTTGTTGACTCACATATGAAGAACACGTATGAATGTTCCCAACAGATGGGGACCAAAACATCAATCACAGTCATGAAGTAATAGTTTGGTAGAATTTTTGAGGAAATGGAGATCTTAGTGATAATGTGATTCATTTCTAGAAATGTTCAGTGGCTTACACAAAGTACAAGAGTTGCTCAGTGCAAGTACTGG is a genomic window of Ovis canadensis isolate MfBH-ARS-UI-01 breed Bighorn chromosome 5, ARS-UI_OviCan_v2, whole genome shotgun sequence containing:
- the LOC138441576 gene encoding olfactory receptor 2C3-like; this translates as MMEIASVSFPVFILLGFSERPSLEPILIIVVSCVDVHLHTPMYFFLVNLSFLDISFTTSIVPQLLINLWGPQKAISYGGCVIQFYISHWLGATECVLLAVMAYDRYAAICRPLHYTAIMHPKLCCSLAFASWLGGLTTSMVGSTLTMLLPLCGNNLIDHFFCEMPLIMQLACVDTGFNEVEMYVASFIFVVLPLGLILVSYSHIAWAALKIRSAEGWRKALNTCSSHVAVVALFYGSILFMYLQPARRNSHEEGKLVALFYTVVTPMLNPLIYTLRNKTVKKALRHIVLGNCVGSSHQMAKVDKLIAKNCACIHFSPGYAYFHVTWHTLQADLQEVDGPLPMEQLIGCFQE